A portion of the Paenibacillus hamazuiensis genome contains these proteins:
- a CDS encoding ABC transporter substrate-binding protein, whose translation MSGRLHKSLLTFAAAAMLGASSGCSPKAADPPQEKIKLSFRHVWIQEHNLKMQRIVWDVIKQFEAEHPNVRVDFEGLHQTIHREMRLKSEMVTGNPPDLFALFGGAEIEPYVRAGRLLDLSGFLQENGMENSFHDLSLWTFGQGVYGLPIEGFAEPVYYNKRIFANLGLTVPTDWMQLVDTIGKLKAAGIVPFAMGNEERWPGAMHYHYFLQRYAGSGAIDRIVKGSGSFLSGEYERATERFAEFARLNPFPDQSESRSIAYAENLFMDGKAGMFLNGSWELNLFQGDGARNGFAENVGVFNFPELAQPAKDSSQGLASGYTFGIGLSANLEGERKKAALELLKAIYSPDVQRRIVYESSRLPSMKIDVDYARTGPVYKQIVDLLEASKATFVPYDNTLPPALQEPFFQAAERLISGGVTAREALESMEKELRQYYELTGK comes from the coding sequence ATGAGCGGGCGGCTGCATAAGAGCCTGCTGACCTTTGCGGCAGCGGCTATGTTGGGAGCGTCTTCCGGCTGTTCGCCGAAAGCGGCGGATCCGCCGCAGGAGAAGATCAAGCTCAGCTTTCGCCATGTATGGATACAGGAGCATAATTTGAAAATGCAGCGCATCGTCTGGGATGTGATCAAGCAGTTCGAGGCGGAGCATCCGAACGTGCGGGTCGATTTCGAAGGGCTGCACCAGACGATCCATCGTGAGATGAGACTGAAGAGCGAGATGGTGACGGGCAACCCGCCGGATTTGTTCGCCTTGTTCGGAGGCGCCGAGATCGAGCCGTACGTACGCGCAGGGCGGCTGCTCGATTTGTCCGGATTTTTGCAGGAAAACGGGATGGAAAACAGCTTTCACGACCTCAGTCTGTGGACATTCGGCCAAGGCGTTTACGGACTGCCGATCGAAGGCTTCGCCGAGCCGGTGTATTACAACAAGCGAATATTCGCGAACCTCGGGCTGACCGTGCCGACCGATTGGATGCAGCTTGTCGATACGATCGGGAAGCTGAAGGCGGCGGGCATCGTGCCTTTCGCGATGGGAAACGAGGAACGTTGGCCGGGCGCCATGCACTACCATTACTTTTTGCAGCGGTATGCCGGCTCGGGAGCGATCGACCGTATCGTGAAAGGAAGCGGCAGCTTCTTAAGCGGCGAATACGAGCGGGCGACCGAACGTTTTGCCGAATTTGCCCGGCTGAATCCGTTTCCCGACCAGTCGGAAAGCCGCAGCATCGCGTATGCGGAAAATTTGTTCATGGACGGGAAGGCCGGGATGTTTTTGAACGGGAGCTGGGAACTGAATTTGTTTCAGGGCGACGGTGCCAGAAACGGCTTTGCGGAGAATGTGGGGGTGTTCAACTTTCCGGAGCTGGCGCAGCCGGCCAAAGATTCTTCGCAGGGGCTTGCCAGCGGCTACACGTTCGGCATCGGTCTTTCCGCCAATCTGGAAGGGGAACGGAAAAAGGCGGCGCTGGAGCTGCTGAAGGCGATTTACTCCCCGGACGTGCAGCGGCGCATCGTCTATGAGTCGTCGCGCCTTCCGTCGATGAAAATCGATGTCGATTATGCCCGGACCGGGCCGGTGTACAAGCAAATCGTCGATTTGCTGGAGGCGTCCAAGGCGACATTCGTGCCGTATGATAACACGCTTCCTCCGGCGCTGCAGGAGCCTTTTTTCCAGGCGGCCGAACGGCTCATTTCCGGAGGCGTCACCGCCCGGGAAGCGCTGGAGTCGATGGAAAAGGAGCTTCGCCAGTATTATGAGCTGACCGGGAAATAA
- a CDS encoding cache domain-containing sensor histidine kinase, whose product MSLRHKIMLGVILLVFVPVLLMGVVTFRLFTGAIGEQTEHFYASSLLETDRKMQYALGEMNGVSDLSITQPVVQQFLKLKHAADFRFGEGPAGRQLATELNNLLLSHPKIISLSLYDQNDLVHSTGPVPSVSLSRLKQEPWFPRMIALKGRPLWLGPFENAAMPGQQLTHVRTVKDYNSLEDIGTLVLTVKTDAIEHILWEASTLKEGEMMIVNRDGTVIFSKSGKHLGERMIFPFLNKNGERHAYTDQYEGEKTFITYYPSQIEGWYLVALTPLSKMYADTAGIRNLALGLLAFTLLSVLLFDMLFTRKLVRSIVSVVRALKLAESGQFTEIAAHREMYRDESGLLVRGFNRMSGQIQELIRRVEEEQQRKNEAQMQALVAQINPHFIYNSLETINSMAVLQGNKEISRLVISLGKLLRISISETQELVPIATELEHVRHYLFIQTCRFGDKLLYEIDVPERWKRHLTLKLIVQPIVENALYHGIEQMEGQGIIRIRVIEAGDDLVVEVADNGQGIDPDRLERLFVEKTDGMSKSKHRGVGMRNVHDRLRIRFGGKYGIMVCSAAGEGTIVRIRIPRMDAVIKGAAI is encoded by the coding sequence ATGTCGCTGCGCCATAAAATTATGCTTGGTGTGATCCTGCTCGTGTTTGTCCCCGTTCTGCTGATGGGCGTCGTGACGTTCCGGCTGTTTACGGGGGCGATCGGCGAGCAGACCGAACATTTCTATGCAAGCAGCTTGCTGGAAACGGACCGCAAAATGCAATACGCCTTGGGCGAAATGAACGGCGTATCCGATCTGAGCATTACTCAGCCGGTCGTGCAGCAGTTTTTGAAATTGAAGCATGCCGCGGATTTCCGGTTCGGGGAAGGACCGGCAGGCCGGCAGCTCGCGACGGAGCTGAACAATTTGCTGCTCTCCCATCCGAAAATCATATCGCTTTCGCTGTACGATCAAAACGACCTGGTGCATTCCACCGGCCCCGTGCCCTCCGTATCGCTGAGCAGGCTCAAGCAGGAGCCGTGGTTTCCGCGAATGATCGCTTTGAAAGGCCGGCCGCTATGGCTCGGTCCGTTCGAAAATGCGGCGATGCCGGGCCAGCAGCTAACCCACGTGCGAACGGTCAAGGACTACAATTCGCTGGAGGATATCGGGACGCTTGTGCTGACTGTGAAAACGGACGCCATCGAGCATATTTTATGGGAAGCGAGCACCTTGAAGGAAGGGGAAATGATGATCGTCAACCGGGACGGGACGGTCATTTTCAGCAAATCCGGCAAACACCTCGGCGAGCGCATGATCTTCCCTTTCCTGAATAAAAACGGCGAGCGGCATGCTTACACGGATCAATATGAAGGGGAGAAAACGTTCATCACCTATTACCCGTCGCAAATCGAGGGCTGGTACCTGGTCGCTTTGACCCCTTTGAGCAAAATGTATGCCGATACAGCCGGCATCCGCAATTTGGCGCTCGGGCTGCTTGCCTTCACGCTGCTCAGCGTGCTGCTGTTCGACATGCTGTTCACACGCAAGCTGGTGCGCTCGATCGTTTCCGTCGTGAGGGCGCTGAAGCTGGCGGAGTCCGGCCAATTTACGGAAATAGCGGCGCACCGCGAGATGTACCGGGACGAATCCGGGCTGCTCGTCCGAGGTTTCAACCGGATGAGCGGGCAAATTCAGGAGCTGATCCGGCGCGTGGAGGAAGAGCAGCAGCGCAAAAACGAAGCGCAGATGCAGGCGCTCGTCGCGCAAATCAATCCCCATTTCATTTACAACTCGCTGGAGACGATCAATTCGATGGCTGTGCTGCAGGGCAACAAGGAGATCAGCCGGCTTGTCATCTCCCTCGGCAAGCTGCTGCGCATCAGCATCAGCGAGACGCAGGAGCTTGTGCCGATCGCGACCGAACTCGAGCATGTCCGGCACTACCTGTTCATTCAGACATGCCGGTTCGGCGACAAGCTGCTGTACGAGATCGATGTGCCCGAGCGGTGGAAGCGGCATTTGACGCTCAAGCTGATCGTGCAGCCGATCGTTGAAAACGCGCTGTATCACGGGATCGAGCAGATGGAAGGTCAAGGCATAATCCGCATCCGGGTGATCGAGGCGGGGGACGACCTCGTCGTGGAAGTGGCGGACAACGGCCAAGGCATCGATCCCGATCGCCTCGAGCGGCTGTTTGTGGAGAAAACCGACGGCATGAGCAAATCGAAGCATCGGGGTGTAGGGATGAGAAACGTGCATGACCGGCTGCGCATCCGCTTCGGCGGCAAATACGGCATCATGGTTTGTTCGGCGGCGGGTGAGGGAACGATCGTGCGCATTCGAATTCCTCGCATGGACGCAGTCATAAAGGGGGCGGCGATATGA
- a CDS encoding carbohydrate ABC transporter permease, translating to MPVGEKHGFLARTLIYVVLIAGAALSAYPFYWMLVIATRTRDAVYEMPPAILPGPELIANMSHALERIIFFRALWNSAVVSASTTASVLFFCSLAGYAFAKFDFPGKKWLFLLVLGTLLVPQQLSVLPNYILMSKLSWIDSYKAIIVPGMVSAFGIFWMRQYIGASIHQELIEASRIDGCGYFYTFVRIVLPIIVPALATLGIFTFLNTWNDFFWPLVVLKNNENFTIQIALQQLFSRNDSIDYGMIMAATFFATLPLLVVFALFSRWFISGLTSGAVKS from the coding sequence ATGCCTGTAGGGGAAAAACACGGCTTCCTTGCCCGCACGCTGATTTATGTCGTGCTGATTGCGGGAGCCGCTTTGTCGGCATATCCGTTTTATTGGATGCTGGTCATCGCGACGCGGACGAGGGATGCCGTTTACGAAATGCCGCCGGCGATTCTGCCGGGCCCTGAGCTGATCGCGAATATGTCGCATGCGCTGGAGCGGATCATCTTTTTCCGGGCGCTGTGGAACTCGGCGGTCGTTTCCGCTTCGACGACGGCGTCGGTGCTGTTTTTTTGTTCGCTGGCCGGCTACGCGTTCGCCAAATTCGATTTTCCGGGAAAAAAATGGCTTTTCCTGCTTGTGCTCGGTACGCTGCTCGTTCCGCAGCAGCTCAGCGTGCTGCCCAACTACATTTTGATGAGCAAGCTGTCGTGGATCGACTCGTATAAGGCGATCATCGTGCCGGGGATGGTGTCGGCGTTCGGCATTTTCTGGATGCGGCAGTATATCGGGGCGAGCATCCATCAGGAGCTGATCGAGGCGAGCCGGATCGACGGCTGCGGTTATTTCTACACGTTCGTGCGGATCGTGCTGCCGATTATTGTGCCGGCCCTCGCCACGCTCGGCATCTTCACGTTTTTGAACACGTGGAACGACTTTTTTTGGCCGCTCGTCGTGCTGAAAAACAACGAAAACTTCACGATTCAAATCGCGCTGCAGCAGCTGTTTTCCCGCAACGATTCGATCGATTACGGCATGATCATGGCCGCGACTTTTTTCGCTACGCTGCCGCTGCTCGTTGTCTTTGCACTGTTTAGCCGCTGGTTCATCTCCGGACTTACGTCGGGAGCCGTCAAAAGTTGA
- a CDS encoding carbohydrate ABC transporter permease — protein MMNAGVSASPAAVPARPWLTERRRSRIAAYLFISPFFILFAVFGVYPIFFTFYLSMYKWNGLGDMKFVGLKNFELVLTDPTFWTSFFNTFLMGGMGTIPQLILALILAVALNSAFIRGTKFLRAVYFLPNITSIVAVTIIFSGIFANKGIANYVVSLVGLGPYAWTVQYWPVKIAVAIMVIWRWTGYNAIIFLAGLQSIPGDLYEAARIDGANRRQLFLHITVPLLKPFILFTTLISTIGSMQLFTEPYVFLSQGGTGSTREEGVTMVIYLYSEAFKNSFFGTAAATAVILFVFTIMFSLLNTWVSRRMGGEA, from the coding sequence ATGATGAATGCAGGCGTTTCCGCATCACCCGCAGCAGTTCCGGCACGTCCCTGGCTCACCGAGCGGCGAAGAAGCCGGATTGCCGCTTATTTGTTCATATCCCCGTTTTTCATCCTGTTTGCGGTGTTCGGGGTGTATCCGATCTTTTTTACGTTTTATTTGTCGATGTACAAATGGAACGGGCTCGGCGACATGAAGTTCGTCGGCCTGAAAAACTTCGAGCTCGTGCTGACCGATCCGACCTTCTGGACGTCGTTTTTCAACACGTTTTTGATGGGCGGCATGGGCACGATCCCGCAGCTGATTCTGGCGCTTATTCTCGCAGTGGCGTTAAATTCCGCATTTATCCGCGGGACGAAGTTTCTGAGGGCGGTGTACTTTTTGCCGAACATCACCTCGATTGTCGCCGTGACGATTATTTTCAGCGGAATATTTGCGAATAAAGGCATTGCCAACTACGTCGTTTCGCTCGTCGGACTCGGTCCCTACGCGTGGACGGTTCAATACTGGCCGGTCAAAATCGCCGTAGCGATCATGGTCATTTGGCGCTGGACCGGGTACAACGCGATCATCTTTTTGGCCGGACTGCAAAGCATTCCGGGGGACTTGTACGAAGCGGCGCGCATCGACGGGGCGAACCGCCGCCAGCTGTTCCTGCACATTACGGTGCCTTTGCTGAAGCCGTTTATTTTGTTTACGACGCTCATCTCGACGATCGGCAGCATGCAGCTGTTCACCGAGCCGTACGTGTTCCTGAGCCAGGGCGGCACAGGCTCGACCCGTGAGGAAGGCGTCACAATGGTCATCTATTTGTATTCGGAGGCGTTCAAAAACTCGTTCTTCGGCACGGCGGCCGCTACGGCGGTCATCTTGTTCGTCTTTACGATCATGTTCTCGCTGCTGAATACGTGGGTGTCGCGCCGGATGGGAGGAGAAGCGTAA
- a CDS encoding ABC transporter substrate-binding protein, producing MSLFKKWGAAGAALLLAASVTACSGGGAPASAPAKNGGDAKPGTTTDKPADKPTDKPVELVFWSLGTNGYEKLAEEYKTVKPNVTIKIQNTADQTAHHNNMMTALTAGKGAPDIFMLEIAFLEKFLEAKDKFNNLNELGADKIKGNYLDWKWKQASSPDGKFQLGLPTDVGPTVVYYRTDLIEKAGLPSKPDDFGKEIATWAKFAETANKYKEKTGKPFVDMPDLVFNGVRDQGNEIYYNDKDEFIGDKNAQVKKAYDFTVKGIKEGWVGKNQLWTPEWAKDTNDGGFAVMLAPAWMNGVIKGNAKDTSGKWMITQMPEGAGNWGGSFLTIPKESKNAKEAYEFISWLVGKESQLKSYVSNGLMPSIPAVYDDPKFKELKDQFFADQAISVEFAKATKSVKPIRYGKLHDATDAIVKESLRNVQLKGADPQAEWDNAIKKIKELNKRS from the coding sequence ATGAGTCTGTTCAAAAAATGGGGAGCCGCAGGGGCGGCACTGCTGCTTGCCGCATCGGTCACCGCGTGCAGCGGCGGAGGAGCGCCGGCTTCCGCTCCTGCGAAAAACGGGGGAGACGCAAAGCCGGGAACGACTACGGATAAACCGGCGGATAAGCCAACGGATAAGCCGGTGGAGCTGGTTTTCTGGTCGCTCGGCACAAACGGTTACGAAAAGCTGGCTGAAGAGTACAAAACCGTGAAGCCGAACGTGACGATCAAAATCCAAAATACGGCGGACCAAACCGCCCATCATAACAACATGATGACCGCTTTGACCGCAGGAAAGGGCGCTCCGGATATTTTCATGCTCGAGATCGCCTTCCTGGAAAAGTTTCTCGAAGCGAAGGACAAGTTCAACAATCTGAACGAACTTGGGGCCGATAAAATCAAGGGCAACTACCTGGATTGGAAATGGAAGCAGGCTTCGTCCCCGGACGGGAAGTTCCAGCTCGGGCTGCCGACCGATGTGGGGCCTACCGTCGTCTACTACCGCACCGATCTGATCGAAAAAGCGGGTCTGCCGAGCAAGCCGGACGATTTCGGCAAAGAAATCGCCACCTGGGCCAAGTTTGCGGAAACGGCGAACAAGTACAAGGAGAAGACGGGAAAACCTTTCGTCGATATGCCGGATTTGGTGTTTAACGGCGTCCGCGATCAGGGCAACGAAATTTATTACAACGACAAGGACGAATTCATCGGCGATAAAAATGCGCAGGTGAAAAAGGCGTACGATTTCACCGTAAAAGGCATCAAGGAAGGCTGGGTCGGCAAAAACCAGCTGTGGACGCCGGAGTGGGCGAAAGATACGAACGACGGCGGCTTCGCGGTCATGCTGGCTCCGGCCTGGATGAACGGCGTCATCAAGGGCAACGCGAAGGACACCTCCGGAAAATGGATGATCACGCAAATGCCGGAAGGCGCGGGGAACTGGGGCGGTTCGTTCCTGACGATTCCGAAGGAGTCGAAAAACGCCAAGGAAGCGTATGAGTTCATCTCTTGGCTCGTCGGCAAGGAAAGCCAGCTGAAATCGTACGTCTCCAACGGGCTGATGCCGTCGATTCCGGCCGTGTACGACGATCCGAAGTTCAAGGAGCTGAAGGATCAGTTCTTCGCCGACCAGGCGATCTCCGTCGAATTCGCCAAAGCGACGAAAAGCGTGAAGCCGATCCGCTACGGCAAGCTGCACGATGCGACGGACGCGATTGTCAAGGAAAGCCTGCGCAACGTCCAGCTAAAAGGAGCCGATCCGCAGGCCGAATGGGACAACGCGATCAAGAAAATCAAAGAGCTGAATAAACGCAGCTGA
- a CDS encoding AAA family ATPase — protein MRRYRWIKWRRFLLWVAALACVGVLIWQGGPRTWYVALEIAGLLFQLLFAVLFMIIQFVALFWFLARGRTYWILPGETGATWDDYRGNPEIVENAKRIVTLLSGVKEFKEMGGEAIRGFLLCGPPGTGKSYLAQVIANEAKVPFAYASAPSFQNMFFGVGNLKVMSLYKKARKLAKVYGACIIFIDEIDAIGMQRQSGGMGGMLGMGGAGLLNELLLQMDPPNLDNSRIAKLLRSLGLRRKKAERPAVLTVAATNLPSVLDPALLRPGRFDRQLWVDVPDYDGRVDIFQYYLQKIKRDATLTPERASLDTIGYSPAQIKHIVNESVVIAHQRGALEAGYEDFRAAMETYEWGLKQPHRSMSDDEKRNVAYHEAGHAVAQYFLKPHARVWKVTIIRRGDALGLAVTKPTQERYNWTDSEILAEIQVCLAARAVEEEFLGKKLNGVTSDLQQATQLAGTYLGMVGMGDELFSWLALGSRADALKALRPKINELLKDQMAQVKKLVKEHADFVHAIAEELLLREELTGEEIEQIHVRLYGQTRPEPPAVKSIAFDSLAQAAPTQEEPARSEADDPEDNENNE, from the coding sequence ATGAGGAGATACCGTTGGATCAAGTGGCGAAGATTCCTCCTCTGGGTCGCCGCCCTCGCCTGTGTAGGCGTGCTGATATGGCAGGGTGGACCGAGAACGTGGTATGTGGCTCTCGAGATCGCCGGCCTGCTGTTTCAGCTGCTGTTTGCCGTGCTGTTCATGATCATCCAGTTCGTCGCTCTGTTCTGGTTTTTGGCGCGGGGCCGCACGTACTGGATATTGCCCGGCGAAACCGGAGCGACATGGGACGATTACCGGGGGAATCCCGAGATTGTGGAAAACGCCAAACGGATTGTGACGCTGCTGAGCGGCGTCAAGGAGTTCAAGGAGATGGGCGGCGAAGCGATTCGCGGCTTCCTGCTCTGCGGTCCGCCGGGAACCGGCAAATCCTATCTGGCCCAGGTGATCGCTAACGAAGCGAAGGTGCCTTTCGCTTACGCCTCCGCGCCCAGCTTCCAGAACATGTTTTTCGGCGTCGGCAACCTGAAGGTGATGAGTTTATACAAAAAAGCCCGCAAACTCGCCAAAGTATACGGGGCTTGCATTATTTTCATCGACGAGATCGACGCGATCGGCATGCAGCGGCAGTCCGGCGGCATGGGCGGGATGCTCGGCATGGGCGGCGCAGGCCTGCTCAATGAGCTGCTGCTGCAGATGGATCCGCCGAACCTCGACAACTCGCGGATCGCCAAGCTGCTCCGTTCGCTCGGTCTGCGCCGCAAGAAGGCGGAGCGTCCAGCGGTGCTTACGGTGGCGGCGACGAACCTGCCCAGTGTTCTCGATCCGGCGCTGCTTCGGCCGGGCCGGTTTGATCGGCAGCTTTGGGTGGATGTACCCGACTACGATGGGCGCGTGGACATCTTCCAATATTACTTGCAGAAAATTAAGCGGGATGCAACGCTTACGCCGGAGCGGGCATCGCTCGATACGATCGGCTACAGCCCGGCGCAAATCAAACATATCGTCAACGAATCGGTTGTCATCGCCCACCAGCGCGGCGCATTGGAGGCCGGATACGAAGACTTCCGGGCGGCGATGGAAACGTACGAGTGGGGGCTGAAGCAGCCGCACCGCTCGATGAGCGACGATGAGAAGCGCAATGTCGCTTATCACGAAGCAGGTCACGCGGTAGCCCAATATTTCCTGAAGCCGCATGCGCGCGTGTGGAAGGTGACGATCATCCGACGGGGAGACGCATTAGGGCTTGCGGTGACGAAGCCGACGCAGGAGCGCTACAACTGGACCGACAGCGAGATTTTGGCGGAAATTCAGGTTTGTTTGGCAGCCAGGGCGGTTGAGGAGGAATTCCTCGGCAAAAAGCTGAACGGCGTCACCTCCGACCTGCAGCAGGCTACCCAACTTGCGGGTACTTATCTAGGCATGGTCGGTATGGGCGACGAGCTGTTCAGCTGGCTGGCCCTCGGCTCGCGTGCCGATGCGCTCAAGGCGCTGCGGCCGAAGATCAACGAGCTGCTGAAGGATCAAATGGCCCAGGTGAAGAAGCTGGTCAAAGAGCACGCCGATTTTGTCCATGCGATTGCGGAAGAGCTGCTGCTGAGGGAAGAACTGACGGGCGAGGAAATCGAACAGATTCACGTTCGTTTATATGGGCAAACCCGTCCGGAGCCCCCCGCGGTGAAAAGCATCGCATTCGATTCGCTGGCCCAAGCGGCCCCGACTCAGGAAGAACCCGCCCGGAGCGAGGCGGACGATCCGGAAGATAACGAGAATAACGAATAA